GTTGTTTACAACAGTTTTCATGAGGTGGATTCCAATCTGATCAAGGTCGTTCGGACCTTCGGCGGATCCAAGCGCCAGGTGTTTCAGCGAGTTATTTTGCCGGCTTCCTATCCGACAATCGTGTCAACGCTCAAGGTCAACGTGGGCATGGCATGGGTCGGCGTCATTGTCGGAGAATTCCTGGTCGCCAAATCGGGTCTTGGCTACTTGATTATGTACGGCTTTCAGGTATTCAATTTCACGCTTGTCCTGTCGAGTCTGCTCATTATCGCCGTTGTGGCAACAGCTATGTATCAAATGGTGGTATATATAGAACGGATCCTGATGCGAGGCTAACTGAACTGGGTATTCAACAAGCTGAGAATCTTGCAGAATTTCTCACAGGTAAAGATCGTGATTTTAATAGAGTAGAGAACCCTTCCGACTAGCGGAAGGGTTCTTTGTTTTAATGGGGAATTATGGTAGCGTTGTTGAGTTGAGAGCGATACAGAAGGAGGCGCTTATCGTTGGAAGAGGTGTTGGTGACGTTGCCGGAAAAAGGAAAGAGAGAGAAGACGCTATTACACGATTGAGTCATGTGGAAGCACTCCTTTATCTTGCCCACCATGAGAAAGGGAAATGCAAAAAAGCGGCGTTAATGGTCTTGGTTGGGGATACTGTTAAGATAGTTATTGTGTACAATTGGAAAGTTTGGAGGTTGACATGTTCTTCACTATTTTGCTAGTATGTATCACGAAATAAATTTTCCTTTAATACAGTCCAGAGAGGCTGAAAAGGGCTACGTGATATTTCTAGGCTAATAATATCTATGTCTTCGCATGCCCTTTTGCCCTCTGTGCAAGAAGGGCTTTTTATTTTGCTTAAGTACCTCTTTTAAAGGGAGTCCTGTGAGGCTTCAAAAGAGAATGGAAAAGTCTTGTGTAATCCATTCCCTCAAACACGCTAAAAGAGAGTTTTATCATCAAGAATTTGGAGGAACGCTAGAATGGATTATCGTAAGAAGACAGTAGTAGCTTCAGTAGCTGGTTTAACGTTGGAAGGAATGGACATTATGTTTGTTTCCTTTGCGATGACAATGATTATTTCAGAATTTAACATTGACTTCGCAACGGGTGGACTGATTTCTTCCATAACGAATATCGGCATGCTGCTAGGCGGTATTATTTTTGGGATTTTAGCTGATAAGTTTGGACGGGTAAAGGTGTTTGCGAATACCGTCTTGTTGTTTGCAATTGGAACAGCTTTAACGGGATTAGCAGCGAATATTGAACAAGTATATATTTTCAGATTTATCGCAGGTCTTGGCGCAGGGGGCGAATATGGAATTGGTATGGCTCTCGTTGCTGAGGCTTGGCCGAAAAACAAACAAGGAAGAGCTTCCTCGTATGTGAGTGTAGGTGCACAGTACGGAGTTATTTTAGCAGCGTTGCTAAGTGCTGTCATTCTTCCGTTCTTGGGATGGAGAGCTTTATTCTTTGTTGGAGTGGTACCTGTCATTTTCGCCGTTATTGTGCGAAAGAAACTTGAAGAATCTCCAGAGTGGCTGGCTGCCCAAAAAAATAAAGAAACCAACAAACAACATGAAAAAGGCAAGCTGGCTCAACTATTTGAAACGCCTAGAACATCGCTGACAACAATTTCATTGATTATTATGGCAACGGTGCAAATTGCCGGCTACAATGGTTTGATGATTTGGCTGCCATCCATGCTGCAGAAATCTCAAGGTTTATCCGTTTCAAGTTCTGCTCTTTGGACCATTAGTACAGCGGTTGGCATGATTATTGGGATGCTTGCGTTCGGCCTGTTTATGGACCGATTTGGTGCAAAGCGTGCTTTTGGCATCTTCTTGCTTGCCTCTGCATGTGCTGTGTTTTTATACTCCTATGCTGCTGGAAGTGTTGCCATTTTAATCGGTGGCGCGATTGTCGGTTTCTTCTCGAATGGCATGTTTGCTGGGTATGGAGCTTTAATTAGCAGCTTCTATCCTGTGCAAATTCGAAGTACGGCGACAAATACGATTTTTAACTTCGGTAGAGCCATTGGAGGGTTTTCGCCAATCTTTGTCGGCTATATTCTTCAAAGTTATGATATGACGGTCGTCATGATCTACTTAGCCGCCTTATACTGCATTTCCCTTATCGTCATGTTGACTCTAAAAAAAGAGCCAAGTGAGGTTTTGCAACCCGTTGAAGTTAAAATAAATTAAAGCATGAAAGAACGAATTCCACACCATAGGGATTCGTTCTTTTTTATGTGCACCCGGCATGGTATGCATATGTACTATAATAAACCCCTTACCCACCAGATTTATACGGAGAAGAATTTATCTGAGCTAATTGAAGAACTTCTTAACTTATTTGGCTAGGAAATCCGCTGTGAATTTTTCAATAAATCCATATTTTACCCTGAAAGAAGCCTCCATGTATGGGATAATCTCTTTGAGATCGATTAGGAAAACTTGGAGGAAATGATAGCGATGAAATTTATAATTCGAAAGATGAGAGAGCCGGACGATTTTGCTGCGGTGGCGTCGCTGCTCAATACGGTTTGGCCTGAACCGGTAACGGCGGAACTTTTGAAGGAAGAGGAGGACCAAATCCCTCCGGGTAAGCTGGATTACAATGAGAAGGGCGAGCTGACAGGATGGGATCGTCCCAAATGGGTAGCGGAAGATGAGTCGGGGCAAGTTGTTGCTTACGCTATCGCTTGGAGAGCACCTTGGACGGAGCCGGGTGAATTATTCCTCACCCTTGTTGTACACCCGGAAAGCCGTGGAAACGGGGTAGGCAAGGCGATGTACGATACGCTTCACCAATGGGCGGCAGAGGTTAGAGCTTCTCGTCTGACCGTTATTTTGAGAGATGCAGACGCTTTGTCGGCAGCTTTTGCCGAACGTCGCGGTTACATACAGGAGCGCCATATTTTCGAATCTGTTCTGGACCTGGCATCGTTTGACAACGACAACCTGTTTGTTTCGGTCGAAGAGGCAGAGCGATCCGGAATTCAGTTCATTACATTAGCCGATGAGCCGGGAGAAGACGGGGAAAGAAAGCTCTATGAGCTTTACAAGGTCACACAGCCGGATATTCCGGGTTTTTCCGGCGATGTCCCTTGGTTTGAAGAATGGAAGAAATGGAGCATTGGACACAGCAGAGTGCGCCCGGAATGGATCCATATCGCCAAGGACGGCGACCGCTACATCGGTGTCGTCACATTGCAGCAGAACGAGCAGACGCAGGCGATGTATCATGAATATACCGGCGTTCTGCCGGAGTACCGGGGCCGCCGCATCGCGCTTGCCTTAAAGCTGCTCGGCATTCAAACAGCACGTGCATGCGGAGTCCCTTATTTGAGAACGCATAATGATTCCATGAACGTCCCGATGCTTCGAATTAACCGTGATCTTATCGGTTTCCGGGCGGAGCCGGGGAATTATCAGATGGTGCTTAAGCTGTAAACATCAACAACTGGAGAAAGAGGAAAACGAAATGGAAATAAAAAAAATCAGGAATCGAAACATTCTGTTTACGTATCGGCAGCCTGCTGGTTGGGATTTAAATGTTCAGCTTATTCTCGGCAATCGGTACAACTACATCATCGATACAGGCTTGGGCTCTTTGAGCATGGAGCCTGTCAAAGAATACATAAAGCATGATTCCAAGCCCATCATCGTCATCAATACCCATTACCATTGGGATCACATCTGGGGAAACAGCTCGTTTCGAAACTGCACGATTTTATCTCACACGAGCTGCAGGGACATGATCGATGTACATTGGGAAGAGATGATGCAGAAATACGGGCATCTTGTTGACGGTGAAGCCGAAAAACTTCTACCCGATCTAACTTTCGAACAAGAGATCTATTTTCCCGATGACCAAATAAGAATCATGTATACACCCGGTCATACCGCGGACTCCATCAGCATTATGGATGAATTGGAAAAGGTCATTCATGTAGGCGATAATATCGGTGACTCGATGGAGGAGCTGGTTCCAAGCCTCTATGGTGAAAAAGATGACTATATCAAGACTCTTTTAAAGTATAAAGAAATGGATATGGAACTTTGCGTGTCAGGACATAATACGGTTGCGGAAAAGCAAGTCTTTGACAAAATCCTGGACCTCTTATAAGGGCGCCCGCCAACATTTTAACGGAAATAGACACTACGTACGATTTAATCGTTATTCAAAAAGCCGGTTTTCCTCGCTAAGGAATCCGGCTTTTTATATATTCAATGGACACTTGCACGTTCATGTCTAGTGAAAATTTAGTGTCATAATATCTAATGAAGATGGATCATTTTTTAAAATATTCTATTGGAAAATTTCCCTTACCGTGCAGTTGTACCGCTATCTACACTTCACTCTCTTCCATCGCTCGGATTGATTCGGCGACCTTGGCCATCATCGAGCATTCGATTCGTTTGCGGAACACGTCGCAACTAAACTCGTAGATTCCGTTAATGGAACCCGTCGCATGCAAAGCATTGGCAGGGCAGCCGCCGCTGCAGTAGAGTTTAGCCCAGCAATCTTTACACTCCGGCTTCGTGTAGCAGTTGCTTTCTTTGAATTGGCATTGCAGTTCAGGCCGCTTGATGCCATCCCAGATGTTGCCCATGCTGTATTCTTCATCCCCGACAAACTGGTGGCAAGGGAACAATTCGCCCCATGGCGTGACCGCGAGATACTCTGTGCCTGATCCACAGCCCGTGATCCGCTTCTGAATGCACGGTCCCTCTGAGAGATCGAGCATGTAATGATAGAAGGTAAACCCTTTGCCTTGTTCAGTGCGCTCAATCATTTCCTTGGCGAGAATTTCGTACTGATTATATATCTCCGGGAGATCTTTCTCGGTAAGCGCATAAGGTTCCCGCGGATCACAGATGACCGGCTCCATCGAGATTTTGTCAAAACCAAGATCTGCGATATGGAAGATGTCTTTGGTGAAGTCGACATTGTTCCGCGTATACGTTCCCCGTACATAATATTCTTGATCTCCGCGCTTTTGGACGAATTCCTTGAACTTCGGCACGATAGAATCATAGCTGCCCTTACCGGTAACGGTTGTGCGCAGCCGATCATGTACCTCTTTTCTTCCATCCAAGCTCAAGACGACATTGTACATTTCCTGATTTAAAAACTCGGTAACTTCATCGTTGAGCAGCATGCCGTTCGTGGTGAAGGTGAAGCGGAATTTTTTCTTCCATTCCTTCTCTTTGCTTCGTGCGTACTTTACAATCTCTTTGACGACTTTCCAAGCCATAAGCGGTTCCCCGCCGAAGAAGTCGATATCAAGGTTTCGGTGATGGCCAGAATTTTCGAGCAGATAATCGATAGCTCTTTGCCCAACCTCTACGCTCATAATTGCCCGATCACCATTGTATTTCCCTTGGCTGGCGAAGCAATATTCGCACGACAGATTGCAAGTATGTGCGACATTGAGACAGAGCGCCTTTACATACGTTTTACGTGCTTTTAAATGAATAGATAGATCCTCATAAGCATCCTCAGTAAAAAGCTGCTCATTCTTAATTAGTTCCTCGACCGCTGAGATCGTCTCCTGAATGCTTTCTTCTGAATATTGTTTTTCCATCATGAGCGACAGGATTTGTTCGGGTGTTTCATGTTCATAAAGCGCAATAACTTCATATGCCAGGTCATCAACAACATGGACAGAGCCACTATAGGTGTCGATTACGATGTTGTATCCGTTCAGTTGATATTGGTGAATCATACTGCGAATCAAGCTCCTTTTAACTACAAATTGCAGGCTGCTATTAAGCAGAAACAACTTCGCCGTCCTTGTAAGGACGGCGGTGAGTTTCTTTGCCCATTTGTTATTTGTTCATTGCGTTCTCACAACGCTGATTAGCTACGCCGCAGGAAGTCTTGCAAGCAGATTGGCAAGATGTCTGGCATGCGCCGCATCCGCCGTGTTTTGCAGTGTCCATCAGTTTGCGTGTGCTTAGTGTTACGATTCTTTTCATCATGAATAACTCCTCTACCATTTCGTGAATTCGAATAAACTCGCTACGTTGAACTATGGTAACAACAACTTGGAATACTCAACAATCAAAAAGGTCACACTAATTGGAAAATCTAATGGTCTAGGCCACCCAGGCATGGTTGTTTATGGCATTAAAATAAGCTAGGATGAAGATACATTATAATATGTAGTCACCTGAAAGGTAACATATAAGGTAACATATATAGTCATCATCAACTCGCCTGGAGGCTCTTCATCACATGGGATTTCGTGTCATCAAAACGGCTGCGGCAAGCCTGCTTGCCATCTTAATTACA
Above is a window of Paenibacillus sp. FSL K6-1330 DNA encoding:
- the scfB gene encoding thioether cross-link-forming SCIFF peptide maturase — encoded protein: MIHQYQLNGYNIVIDTYSGSVHVVDDLAYEVIALYEHETPEQILSLMMEKQYSEESIQETISAVEELIKNEQLFTEDAYEDLSIHLKARKTYVKALCLNVAHTCNLSCEYCFASQGKYNGDRAIMSVEVGQRAIDYLLENSGHHRNLDIDFFGGEPLMAWKVVKEIVKYARSKEKEWKKKFRFTFTTNGMLLNDEVTEFLNQEMYNVVLSLDGRKEVHDRLRTTVTGKGSYDSIVPKFKEFVQKRGDQEYYVRGTYTRNNVDFTKDIFHIADLGFDKISMEPVICDPREPYALTEKDLPEIYNQYEILAKEMIERTEQGKGFTFYHYMLDLSEGPCIQKRITGCGSGTEYLAVTPWGELFPCHQFVGDEEYSMGNIWDGIKRPELQCQFKESNCYTKPECKDCWAKLYCSGGCPANALHATGSINGIYEFSCDVFRKRIECSMMAKVAESIRAMEESEV
- a CDS encoding MBL fold metallo-hydrolase, translated to MEIKKIRNRNILFTYRQPAGWDLNVQLILGNRYNYIIDTGLGSLSMEPVKEYIKHDSKPIIVINTHYHWDHIWGNSSFRNCTILSHTSCRDMIDVHWEEMMQKYGHLVDGEAEKLLPDLTFEQEIYFPDDQIRIMYTPGHTADSISIMDELEKVIHVGDNIGDSMEELVPSLYGEKDDYIKTLLKYKEMDMELCVSGHNTVAEKQVFDKILDLL
- the scfA gene encoding six-cysteine ranthipeptide SCIFF, giving the protein MKRIVTLSTRKLMDTAKHGGCGACQTSCQSACKTSCGVANQRCENAMNK
- a CDS encoding MFS transporter translates to MDYRKKTVVASVAGLTLEGMDIMFVSFAMTMIISEFNIDFATGGLISSITNIGMLLGGIIFGILADKFGRVKVFANTVLLFAIGTALTGLAANIEQVYIFRFIAGLGAGGEYGIGMALVAEAWPKNKQGRASSYVSVGAQYGVILAALLSAVILPFLGWRALFFVGVVPVIFAVIVRKKLEESPEWLAAQKNKETNKQHEKGKLAQLFETPRTSLTTISLIIMATVQIAGYNGLMIWLPSMLQKSQGLSVSSSALWTISTAVGMIIGMLAFGLFMDRFGAKRAFGIFLLASACAVFLYSYAAGSVAILIGGAIVGFFSNGMFAGYGALISSFYPVQIRSTATNTIFNFGRAIGGFSPIFVGYILQSYDMTVVMIYLAALYCISLIVMLTLKKEPSEVLQPVEVKIN
- a CDS encoding GNAT family N-acetyltransferase; this translates as MKFIIRKMREPDDFAAVASLLNTVWPEPVTAELLKEEEDQIPPGKLDYNEKGELTGWDRPKWVAEDESGQVVAYAIAWRAPWTEPGELFLTLVVHPESRGNGVGKAMYDTLHQWAAEVRASRLTVILRDADALSAAFAERRGYIQERHIFESVLDLASFDNDNLFVSVEEAERSGIQFITLADEPGEDGERKLYELYKVTQPDIPGFSGDVPWFEEWKKWSIGHSRVRPEWIHIAKDGDRYIGVVTLQQNEQTQAMYHEYTGVLPEYRGRRIALALKLLGIQTARACGVPYLRTHNDSMNVPMLRINRDLIGFRAEPGNYQMVLKL